The following are encoded together in the Trichocoleus sp. FACHB-46 genome:
- a CDS encoding diguanylate cyclase domain-containing protein yields the protein MSSKLERLVTVRPTVNLPQCPLRQPRNLPLRGLLIVPFILQLVITVGLVGYWSFRNGQQAVNELVVNLQNQATQQINHHLDCYLTNARQLNELNATAISSGLVDPKDQDGLGRFFWKQAKLYQVGYILFGAKTGEYVDVGRPQTYPLELITERMSSKRYGDNRLYIYEPDSQGNRGRFVETGRYYPFQKEAWYTEVMRTSKPKWTSVYTWQSFTTNPLAIAISSPVYDKNKNLIGAIAIEQRLSQISDFLRQLKISASTTIFIMERDGRMIANSSSTESFKVVNGTPTRLKASDSPDSLIQSTATALNQQFGSLDGIQHRQQLRLVLQNQHQFVQIMPWQDDLGLDWLVVVVIPESDFMQQININTRHTILLCTIALMIAILTGIVTAHKVIQPILQINASAKAIADGNLAQTVNTQGVHELELLSHSFNRMADQLQQSFTALENANYVLERRVEERTAELERANRELQRLSEVDGLTQIANRRYFDQYLAQEWHRLQREQQALSLILCDVDFFKKYNDFYGHQGGDCCLRRVAQVLQQTVKRPADLVARYGGEEFAIVLPSTDFKGAIAVARSIQHEIYQSQFPHPNSEVSEFLTISIGVSSVVPTNTASPEQLVTAADEALYEAKRQGRDRYIFHSIPQPNA from the coding sequence ATGTCGAGCAAGCTTGAGCGACTGGTTACGGTGCGTCCCACAGTAAATCTGCCCCAGTGCCCCCTGCGGCAGCCTAGAAATTTGCCCCTGCGTGGACTTCTAATTGTCCCTTTTATCCTACAACTGGTCATTACAGTAGGGTTGGTGGGCTACTGGTCGTTTCGTAATGGGCAACAAGCGGTTAACGAACTCGTCGTTAATCTCCAAAACCAAGCAACTCAACAAATTAATCACCATCTTGACTGCTACTTAACTAACGCTCGTCAGCTCAATGAACTGAACGCTACAGCCATTAGTTCTGGCTTGGTTGATCCCAAAGATCAAGATGGTTTAGGACGCTTCTTTTGGAAGCAAGCAAAGCTCTATCAGGTCGGCTATATCCTCTTTGGGGCCAAAACCGGAGAATATGTAGATGTAGGACGACCACAAACCTATCCTCTGGAGCTGATTACCGAGCGGATGAGTAGTAAGCGATATGGAGATAATCGTCTCTATATCTATGAGCCAGACTCCCAGGGAAATCGCGGTAGGTTTGTGGAAACAGGAAGATATTACCCGTTCCAAAAGGAGGCTTGGTATACAGAGGTCATGCGGACGAGTAAACCGAAATGGACCTCCGTCTACACGTGGCAGAGCTTTACAACGAATCCTCTAGCGATCGCCATTAGTAGCCCAGTTTATGACAAAAACAAAAATCTAATTGGAGCGATCGCGATTGAGCAACGTTTGTCTCAAATTAGCGACTTTCTCCGGCAACTCAAAATCAGCGCCTCTACTACCATCTTTATTATGGAAAGAGACGGACGGATGATTGCCAATTCCAGCTCTACAGAGTCTTTCAAGGTTGTCAATGGCACCCCCACCCGCCTCAAAGCCTCAGACAGCCCTGATTCCCTCATTCAATCAACCGCTACTGCTTTAAATCAGCAATTCGGTAGCCTGGATGGAATTCAGCATCGTCAACAACTGAGGCTTGTTCTACAAAATCAGCATCAGTTTGTGCAGATCATGCCCTGGCAAGACGACCTGGGTCTGGATTGGCTAGTCGTAGTGGTCATCCCAGAATCAGATTTTATGCAGCAGATCAACATTAATACTCGTCATACGATTCTGCTCTGCACGATCGCCCTGATGATTGCCATTCTGACTGGGATTGTCACAGCTCACAAAGTTATCCAGCCGATTCTACAAATCAATGCTTCAGCTAAAGCGATCGCAGATGGCAATTTAGCCCAAACCGTGAACACACAGGGAGTCCATGAATTAGAACTGCTCAGTCATTCATTTAATCGCATGGCTGATCAATTGCAACAATCTTTTACCGCTCTAGAAAACGCCAACTATGTGTTGGAACGACGGGTCGAGGAACGCACTGCCGAGCTGGAAAGAGCCAACCGAGAGCTGCAACGCCTCTCTGAAGTAGATGGATTAACCCAAATAGCCAATCGTCGCTATTTCGATCAATACCTGGCGCAGGAGTGGCATCGCTTACAACGCGAACAGCAGGCTTTATCGCTAATTCTCTGTGATGTTGATTTTTTCAAAAAATACAATGATTTCTATGGCCATCAAGGCGGAGATTGTTGTTTGCGCCGAGTGGCTCAGGTGCTACAACAAACCGTGAAGCGTCCAGCTGACTTAGTAGCTCGGTATGGTGGTGAGGAATTTGCCATCGTTTTGCCATCTACAGATTTCAAGGGTGCGATCGCAGTCGCCCGATCCATTCAGCACGAAATCTACCAATCTCAATTCCCACATCCTAATTCAGAGGTGAGCGAATTTCTCACCATTAGCATAGGTGTGTCCAGTGTGGTGCCAACTAACACAGCTTCTCCAGAACAGTTGGTAACAGCAGCAGATGAAGCTCTCTACGAAGCTAAACGCCAAGGCCGCGATCGCTACATCTTTCACTCCATCCCTCAGCCAAACGCCTAA
- a CDS encoding glycosyltransferase family 39 protein, with protein sequence MKALSHSRWLHPCLLLGWILLGAALRFNHLANKALWTDEFSTLVFSLGNSFRTVPLDQVITIRRLLEPLQPDPTAGIDGVLQHLMSESTHPPLYFVLAHLWMQLFAPENGLVSIWVGRSLPALLGVVSIPAMFGLGWLTFRSRLAGQLAAMMMAVSPYGLFLAQEARHYTLSILWVIASLSCFVVATQFLRDRRRLPIWIGLAWVVVNSLGIATHYFFGLTLFAEAFVLIGQAITQSRQDPGAWLRPYWRRIYAVVAGTIVGGLIWLPALQSVYGSDLTEWIETSDRWNLMAWIGPIFQALAAWITMLSLLPVEAELLPIVIASGVIMIIYFIWAIPLLHQGFKAQWHSQEVGPGVQVLAGFVLGAIALIFAITYGLGTDLTRGARYNFMYFPGVMALVGASLAAVWNSTSANRTPTEHPSSTSQRTWLPFKKYGKPAILAVLLMGVLSGLTVTNNLGYRKYYRPDLLAPVIQATSQVPTLIATTHNTHVQTGELMGLAWEFWHDSASDSSNKNSPQFLLAHQTCNPKQTPCQQSAQILQRNLTALPRPFDLWLVNFYTNPESALPTSLQDQGCAADPKVNSGVHGYSYQLYHCLKQS encoded by the coding sequence TTGAAGGCTCTTTCCCATAGTCGTTGGCTGCATCCCTGTTTGTTGTTGGGGTGGATCTTGCTGGGTGCAGCACTACGCTTTAACCACTTGGCTAATAAGGCATTGTGGACCGATGAATTTTCCACCTTGGTCTTCAGTTTGGGAAATAGCTTTCGTACGGTTCCCCTCGATCAAGTCATTACCATCCGCCGTCTCCTAGAGCCTCTGCAACCTGACCCAACCGCAGGCATTGATGGGGTGCTGCAACACCTGATGAGTGAGAGCACTCATCCGCCTTTATATTTTGTCTTGGCGCATCTGTGGATGCAGCTATTTGCTCCAGAAAACGGTTTGGTCTCGATTTGGGTGGGGCGATCGCTGCCTGCTTTGCTGGGAGTTGTATCTATTCCTGCCATGTTTGGCTTGGGTTGGCTCACCTTCCGTTCTCGCTTGGCTGGGCAACTAGCGGCAATGATGATGGCGGTGTCTCCCTATGGCCTGTTTCTGGCGCAAGAAGCCCGACACTACACCCTCTCGATTTTGTGGGTGATTGCGTCGCTTAGTTGTTTCGTCGTTGCTACCCAATTTCTCCGCGATCGCCGTCGTTTGCCCATTTGGATCGGCTTGGCTTGGGTGGTGGTCAACAGTTTGGGCATTGCCACACACTATTTTTTCGGTCTGACACTATTTGCCGAAGCTTTTGTCTTGATTGGACAAGCGATCACTCAGAGTCGCCAAGACCCAGGCGCTTGGTTACGCCCTTACTGGCGACGCATTTACGCAGTGGTGGCTGGCACAATCGTAGGTGGTTTAATTTGGCTACCAGCCTTGCAATCTGTCTATGGCAGCGACCTGACCGAGTGGATTGAAACCAGCGATCGCTGGAATCTCATGGCTTGGATTGGCCCCATTTTTCAAGCCTTAGCCGCCTGGATCACCATGCTATCTCTCTTACCTGTGGAAGCGGAACTGCTACCGATTGTGATCGCCTCTGGGGTAATCATGATAATTTATTTCATCTGGGCCATTCCCCTTTTGCATCAGGGTTTCAAAGCTCAATGGCATAGTCAGGAAGTTGGCCCAGGAGTACAGGTTTTGGCAGGATTTGTGCTGGGAGCGATCGCGCTGATCTTTGCGATTACCTACGGCTTGGGCACTGACCTGACCCGTGGCGCTCGGTACAACTTTATGTACTTTCCAGGGGTTATGGCTCTGGTTGGTGCCAGTTTAGCGGCTGTTTGGAACTCGACTTCTGCTAATCGCACCCCAACAGAGCATCCCTCCTCGACTTCACAACGCACCTGGCTTCCTTTCAAAAAATATGGCAAACCAGCCATTCTTGCCGTGTTGTTAATGGGAGTTTTAAGCGGTTTGACCGTCACTAATAATTTGGGCTACCGCAAATATTATCGTCCCGACCTATTGGCTCCCGTGATTCAAGCCACATCCCAAGTACCGACGCTGATTGCCACTACCCACAATACCCATGTCCAAACGGGAGAACTAATGGGATTAGCTTGGGAATTTTGGCATGATAGTGCGTCAGACAGTTCCAACAAAAACTCGCCCCAGTTTTTGTTGGCGCACCAGACTTGTAATCCCAAGCAAACTCCCTGCCAACAATCAGCCCAAATTCTTCAGCGAAACTTGACGGCTCTCCCCCGACCGTTCGATTTGTGGCTCGTGAATTTCTACACCAATCCAGAATCAGCGTTGCCCACTTCTCTACAAGATCAAGGCTGTGCGGCTGACCCCAAGGTGAATTCTGGAGTACATGGCTACAGCTATCAGCTCTACCACTGCTTGAAGCAGTCATAA
- a CDS encoding DUF3318 domain-containing protein yields the protein MMNPDPEVRRLLDIMPASGRMLCRIVNKPEQSRVIDYSYPVPWSPNRPVSINFDLWSQLSRPQRDLTLLRAVSWLIGIKWFKPDLYRGLIAVGLVGAGVEAVQGDAVGLLMAGGLAAIAGTQIWRSTQSSQRELETDEAAIRVALRRGYTEAEAARHLLEAIEAVARIEGRLQLSFTELVRCQNLRAIAGLSPVATPETLRQE from the coding sequence ATGATGAATCCTGACCCCGAAGTTCGCCGCCTCCTAGATATCATGCCTGCCTCCGGGCGGATGCTCTGCCGCATTGTGAACAAACCGGAGCAATCGCGGGTGATTGACTACTCTTATCCTGTGCCTTGGTCGCCCAATCGCCCCGTCTCCATCAACTTTGATTTGTGGAGCCAGTTGTCCCGGCCCCAACGAGATCTAACGTTGTTGCGAGCGGTGAGCTGGTTGATTGGCATCAAGTGGTTCAAACCAGACCTCTATCGTGGCTTAATTGCGGTTGGTTTGGTAGGAGCGGGTGTAGAAGCGGTGCAGGGAGATGCCGTAGGGCTGTTGATGGCAGGAGGACTAGCGGCGATCGCGGGCACTCAAATTTGGCGCTCTACCCAAAGTTCCCAGCGAGAACTCGAAACCGATGAAGCCGCGATTCGAGTAGCTTTGCGTCGAGGCTATACAGAAGCAGAAGCAGCTCGGCACTTGCTGGAAGCGATCGAAGCAGTGGCTCGGATTGAAGGCCGACTCCAGTTGAGCTTTACAGAATTAGTTCGTTGCCAGAATTTGCGAGCGATCGCAGGTTTGTCTCCTGTCGCCACACCAGAAACCTTAAGGCAAGAATAG
- a CDS encoding HNH endonuclease, protein MDLENKGLEELFSLADEIGKKRYHKLTEQDFEDYKKFNYWRYISGDSECGTTKDSQDWVRDHSDWHCPICDIRFSECGGRTIDHKLPRSQYPWLSMEFKNLWVICRACNREKGEKHWFEYEHYMMIHHPDLLSAVQAARPTQLLKSLKE, encoded by the coding sequence GTGGATCTTGAGAATAAAGGGCTTGAGGAGTTATTCAGTCTAGCTGACGAGATTGGTAAGAAGCGTTATCACAAACTGACCGAGCAAGATTTTGAAGATTACAAAAAATTTAATTACTGGCGATATATTAGTGGTGATAGTGAGTGTGGAACTACTAAAGACAGCCAAGATTGGGTAAGAGATCACTCAGATTGGCACTGTCCAATTTGTGATATTAGATTCTCTGAATGTGGTGGCAGAACCATTGACCACAAACTACCTAGGTCTCAGTATCCTTGGCTATCAATGGAATTCAAGAATTTGTGGGTGATCTGTAGGGCTTGTAACCGAGAGAAAGGCGAGAAGCATTGGTTTGAGTATGAGCACTATATGATGATTCATCATCCTGATCTTTTGTCTGCTGTACAAGCTGCACGTCCTACTCAATTGCTTAAGTCTTTGAAGGAATAG
- a CDS encoding GNAT family N-acetyltransferase, which yields MHIRVGQLEDIEILFEIRTSVIENHQSREEIAALGITPETVAGMLQTDCAAWIAEIDNQPIAFSIANATEKTIFGMFVLPAYEGRGAGRALMQQAEAWLWSQGAEEIWLLTGNDPTLRAYGFYLHLGWLPTSVEPDGEMKFIKQR from the coding sequence ATGCATATCCGAGTTGGGCAACTTGAAGACATCGAAATTCTATTTGAAATCAGAACCAGCGTCATTGAAAATCATCAATCCCGTGAGGAGATTGCGGCGCTAGGTATTACTCCAGAAACCGTGGCTGGGATGTTGCAAACTGATTGCGCTGCCTGGATTGCGGAAATTGACAATCAACCCATTGCTTTCTCCATCGCCAATGCCACAGAGAAAACTATTTTTGGGATGTTTGTCCTCCCCGCTTATGAGGGTCGAGGAGCAGGCCGCGCCTTGATGCAACAAGCTGAAGCATGGCTATGGTCGCAGGGAGCTGAAGAGATTTGGTTACTGACAGGGAATGACCCAACCCTAAGAGCCTATGGGTTTTACCTCCACTTAGGTTGGCTGCCTACCAGTGTTGAGCCAGATGGTGAAATGAAATTTATCAAACAAAGATAA
- a CDS encoding DMT family protein, producing MLKPVLLLLVSNIFMTFAWYGHLKDLKAAPLWIAIVVSWAIAFFEYCFQVPANRIGVTYFSLPQLKVLQEIITMLVFAGFSVAYMKVPLTRNYFFAAMLLAGAAYLIFSEKPR from the coding sequence ATGCTCAAACCAGTTCTGCTTCTACTGGTCTCCAACATCTTCATGACCTTCGCTTGGTATGGTCATTTGAAGGATCTAAAGGCGGCTCCACTTTGGATTGCCATTGTTGTCAGTTGGGCGATCGCTTTTTTTGAATACTGTTTCCAGGTGCCCGCCAATCGCATTGGTGTAACCTACTTCAGCCTGCCTCAGCTAAAAGTGTTGCAGGAAATTATCACGATGCTGGTTTTTGCAGGTTTCAGTGTGGCTTACATGAAGGTGCCTCTAACCCGCAACTACTTCTTCGCCGCAATGCTTCTAGCAGGGGCAGCCTACCTAATTTTCAGCGAAAAACCACGATGA
- a CDS encoding branched-chain amino acid transaminase — protein MHNFLPIAYFRNQFVPFGEANLSIATHALHYGTGAFGGLRGIPDPQNDQQFLLFRLDAHCKRLSNSAKFLHYDLPADKIQQILVDFVKKNRPTTSFYIRPFVYTSDLGIAPRLHNIEKDFFVYGLELGDYLSPEGVSCRISSWYRQEDRSLPLRGKISGAYITSSLAKTEAVESGFDEAILMNSQGKVSEASGMNIFVVRNGKIITPGFDQDILEGITRDSVLTIARDLGIEVIERSLDKSELFAADEVFLSGTAAKITPVQRVENYHLSTERPITEKLREKLTAITENRDPKYQDWVFPIAV, from the coding sequence ATGCATAACTTTCTGCCCATCGCCTACTTTAGAAACCAGTTCGTGCCCTTTGGTGAAGCTAACCTCTCCATTGCAACTCATGCCCTACATTACGGAACTGGTGCGTTTGGTGGCTTGAGAGGCATTCCTGATCCTCAGAACGATCAGCAGTTCTTGTTGTTCCGCTTGGATGCTCACTGCAAGCGATTAAGTAATAGCGCTAAGTTTCTGCATTACGATTTGCCAGCCGATAAAATTCAGCAAATTCTAGTTGATTTTGTCAAAAAAAATAGGCCGACTACTTCTTTTTATATTCGTCCGTTTGTTTATACTTCTGACTTAGGTATCGCTCCTAGACTGCACAATATTGAAAAAGATTTCTTTGTTTACGGCTTAGAGTTGGGAGATTATTTATCTCCTGAAGGCGTGAGCTGCCGCATTAGTTCTTGGTATCGCCAAGAAGACCGTAGTTTACCGTTGCGGGGCAAAATTAGTGGCGCTTACATTACCTCTTCTTTAGCGAAAACTGAAGCAGTAGAATCTGGCTTTGATGAAGCGATTTTGATGAACTCTCAAGGCAAGGTCAGCGAAGCTTCGGGCATGAATATCTTTGTGGTGAGGAATGGCAAAATCATCACCCCAGGATTTGATCAAGATATTCTGGAAGGCATCACTAGAGACAGTGTGTTGACGATCGCGCGTGATTTAGGGATTGAAGTGATTGAGCGATCGCTGGATAAATCTGAACTGTTTGCGGCGGATGAAGTATTTCTTAGCGGTACTGCGGCTAAAATTACGCCCGTCCAGCGGGTGGAGAATTATCACTTATCCACAGAAAGACCCATTACGGAAAAGCTGAGAGAGAAGCTAACTGCCATTACCGAAAATCGTGACCCTAAATATCAAGATTGGGTCTTTCCGATTGCTGTGTAA
- a CDS encoding ATP-binding protein, with amino-acid sequence MKPLKRVTSELVGLAADDREPIHIIGQIQPHGLLLALQEPDLTITQLSENTQGYFGLASESLLGQPLSHIFTDETVESITALLQNGADTSHPFAVSLKAPPVSEASSSQASAFLATMHRNDQAIVLELEPMPSTNPIQSGEFYSQLTQALVNIKQASTLTELFQNVAKEVRKVIQFDRVMIYRFDADHSGIVVAEELNSGLESYLGLRYPAADIPSVARNLFTRKWLRVIPDVHYQPVNLVAADSVEAPLDLSQSGLRGVSPCHLEYLRNMGVSASMSIPLIDQNQLWGLVACHHYSPKLVGYETRRVCELLGQLVSVELVLQQERELQNYRERIRRIEEGFRQDLLKYPNRIDTVLKRNQETLLNLVQAQGVAIALGNQAILVGQTPSNTQIQDLLNWLLVDKKQEIFYTDSLVEEYPEAELFKEVASGVLAISIMVRHTSYHIIWFRPEQRYTVKWAGNPSDAVSVTAEGVVRLSPRGSFEVWKELVRDHSLPWEPLEIEAAQELRHSLLIAALESSQTALREAAAQAEKANQAKSEFLTNMSHEIRTPMNAILGFTQLLEVTSLDEQQQEYIQSISHGGESLLAIINDILDLSKLEAGELKLHSTKFALRTVIKDLTNLFQPQADAKGLSLITSIAPEIPQWLVGPVDRLQQVLTNLIRNAIKFTTTGKVVLRIEQREQSEEDSTVTLHFSVQDTGIGLAPEDQSRIFEPFTQVETSATRQYEGTGLGLTICRKIVRLMGGDIGVESTLGQGSTFWFTAPLELAPSQPQKLATQAVGNVSTYAIPTARILVVEDTPLNQMLTIKMLQKLGYQADAVNNGQEALDQLAATSYDIVLMDCQMPVLDGYEATRRLRQRQGQEHYPVIIGVTAYAMVGDQEKCLAAGMDDYLSKPIKMKDLSNLLERWS; translated from the coding sequence ATGAAGCCCTTGAAGAGAGTCACCTCTGAATTGGTTGGTTTAGCGGCAGACGATCGCGAACCCATCCACATCATTGGGCAAATCCAACCGCATGGATTACTCTTGGCCTTGCAAGAGCCAGACCTCACGATTACCCAACTCAGCGAGAACACCCAAGGATACTTTGGTCTAGCTTCAGAGTCTTTACTGGGTCAGCCGTTATCGCATATCTTTACTGACGAAACAGTCGAGTCTATTACAGCGCTGTTGCAAAATGGGGCGGACACTTCTCATCCCTTTGCTGTCAGCCTCAAAGCACCACCCGTTTCTGAGGCCTCTAGCTCACAAGCATCTGCCTTTTTAGCCACGATGCATCGAAATGATCAGGCGATCGTGTTGGAACTAGAACCGATGCCGTCAACCAATCCAATTCAATCGGGCGAATTCTATAGCCAATTGACTCAGGCTTTGGTCAACATCAAACAAGCTTCCACCCTCACGGAGCTGTTTCAGAATGTGGCGAAAGAAGTTCGCAAGGTAATTCAGTTCGATCGCGTGATGATTTACCGCTTTGATGCCGACCACAGCGGTATTGTCGTAGCGGAGGAACTGAATTCTGGCTTAGAGAGTTACTTGGGCTTACGCTATCCTGCCGCTGACATTCCCTCTGTCGCTAGGAATTTATTTACCCGCAAGTGGCTGAGAGTCATTCCAGATGTGCACTATCAGCCTGTCAATTTAGTTGCGGCTGATAGTGTCGAGGCTCCTCTTGACCTCAGCCAGTCAGGATTGCGTGGCGTCTCTCCCTGCCACCTGGAATATCTACGAAACATGGGGGTTTCGGCCTCCATGTCTATCCCTCTGATTGATCAAAATCAATTATGGGGATTGGTGGCTTGTCATCACTACAGCCCTAAATTGGTGGGATATGAAACGCGGCGGGTATGTGAGTTGCTAGGGCAACTGGTTTCTGTCGAGTTGGTTTTGCAGCAAGAGCGAGAACTACAAAACTATCGTGAACGCATTAGACGCATTGAAGAAGGATTTAGACAAGATCTGCTGAAGTATCCCAACCGGATTGACACCGTACTCAAACGCAACCAAGAGACGCTCTTAAATCTCGTACAGGCCCAAGGAGTTGCGATCGCCCTAGGTAATCAAGCTATTTTGGTAGGTCAAACTCCCAGCAACACCCAAATTCAAGACCTGTTGAATTGGTTACTCGTAGACAAAAAACAGGAGATATTTTACACAGACAGCCTCGTTGAAGAATACCCAGAGGCTGAACTTTTCAAAGAAGTCGCCAGCGGAGTTTTAGCCATCTCCATCATGGTGAGACATACGTCTTATCACATCATTTGGTTCCGCCCAGAACAGCGCTACACCGTTAAGTGGGCGGGCAATCCTAGTGATGCAGTTTCAGTCACTGCCGAGGGAGTAGTACGTCTCTCTCCTAGAGGCTCCTTTGAAGTGTGGAAAGAGCTAGTACGAGACCACTCCTTACCTTGGGAACCCTTAGAAATTGAAGCGGCTCAAGAACTAAGACACAGCCTCCTAATTGCGGCCCTAGAATCCTCTCAGACAGCCCTGCGAGAAGCTGCAGCCCAGGCAGAGAAGGCAAACCAAGCTAAAAGTGAGTTTCTTACCAACATGAGCCACGAAATTCGCACCCCCATGAATGCGATTTTGGGCTTTACGCAGTTGCTTGAAGTCACTTCCTTAGATGAACAACAACAAGAGTATATCCAGTCTATTAGCCACGGTGGCGAAAGCCTACTAGCGATTATTAATGACATTCTTGATTTGTCTAAGTTAGAAGCTGGGGAGCTCAAACTCCACTCCACCAAGTTCGCCCTGCGGACTGTGATTAAAGATTTGACCAATCTGTTTCAGCCCCAAGCAGATGCTAAAGGGTTGTCCCTAATTACGAGCATCGCTCCAGAGATTCCCCAATGGCTAGTCGGTCCGGTCGATCGCCTCCAACAAGTGCTGACCAACCTCATCCGCAATGCCATCAAGTTTACTACCACCGGGAAGGTGGTTCTTAGAATTGAGCAGCGAGAGCAGTCGGAGGAAGACTCAACCGTAACCCTGCACTTTAGCGTGCAAGATACAGGCATTGGTTTAGCCCCAGAAGACCAATCCAGAATCTTTGAACCCTTTACTCAAGTTGAGACATCAGCCACTCGGCAGTATGAAGGCACTGGATTAGGGCTCACCATCTGCCGAAAAATTGTGCGCTTGATGGGAGGAGACATTGGAGTTGAAAGTACCTTAGGACAAGGGTCCACTTTTTGGTTCACCGCTCCTTTAGAGCTTGCCCCCAGCCAACCCCAGAAACTCGCCACTCAAGCGGTAGGAAACGTTAGCACCTACGCCATACCCACAGCTCGAATCTTAGTGGTAGAAGATACTCCCCTCAACCAAATGCTGACAATCAAAATGCTGCAAAAGCTGGGCTATCAAGCGGATGCAGTTAACAATGGGCAAGAAGCTTTGGATCAACTCGCGGCAACTTCCTATGACATTGTTTTGATGGACTGCCAGATGCCTGTGCTGGATGGATACGAAGCAACTCGACGACTACGCCAGCGCCAAGGACAGGAACATTATCCTGTCATTATTGGGGTCACTGCCTATGCAATGGTTGGAGACCAAGAAAAGTGCTTAGCAGCAGGCATGGATGATTACCTGAGCAAACCAATCAAGATGAAAGATTTAAGTAACCTCTTGGAGCGCTGGTCGTAA
- a CDS encoding ROK family protein: MRTLSVDIGGSGVKVMVLDKAGHALTQRSRVETPQPPIPDAVIVVIAQLTEGQGEFDRVSVGFPGVVRNGVTATAVNLDPSWIGFDLATALSQHLSKPVRVANDADMQGMGAIVGKGVELVITLGTGFGSALFVNGQLVPNLEMGHHEFRNEETYEQQLGREALDRVGKKKWNRRLEKAIASLEHLFNYDTLHIGGGNTDKIAIELPANVKVVPNVTGLFGGIALWRDASEGNPDQPS; encoded by the coding sequence ATGCGAACGCTGTCAGTAGACATTGGTGGTAGCGGTGTAAAGGTGATGGTGTTGGACAAGGCGGGCCATGCACTCACGCAGCGATCGCGGGTGGAAACCCCCCAACCTCCTATTCCGGATGCCGTGATTGTGGTGATCGCCCAGTTGACCGAGGGCCAAGGCGAGTTCGATCGCGTTTCGGTAGGTTTTCCGGGTGTAGTGCGTAACGGAGTGACAGCAACGGCGGTGAATCTTGACCCTAGCTGGATCGGGTTTGATTTAGCAACTGCGTTGTCTCAGCACCTAAGTAAGCCTGTGCGGGTTGCGAATGATGCCGATATGCAAGGCATGGGGGCGATCGTAGGTAAAGGGGTAGAGTTAGTGATCACTCTGGGTACTGGCTTTGGCTCGGCTTTGTTTGTCAATGGTCAACTCGTGCCTAATTTGGAAATGGGGCATCATGAGTTCCGCAATGAGGAAACCTACGAGCAACAGTTAGGCCGAGAAGCACTCGATCGTGTGGGTAAGAAAAAGTGGAACCGTCGATTGGAGAAGGCGATCGCGTCTTTGGAGCATTTGTTTAACTACGATACTCTCCATATCGGAGGCGGCAATACCGACAAAATCGCGATCGAGTTACCAGCCAATGTCAAAGTTGTGCCCAATGTGACTGGTCTATTTGGTGGCATCGCTTTGTGGCGTGATGCCTCTGAAGGCAACCCAGATCAACCATCCTAA